The DNA region AACAGCCACTGCCGCAGCTCACGTTCCTGGCGGCGGGCCAGCCGCGCCACCTGGCCCGGGTCGTCGGACCGCTTCTGGATGAGTGCCAGCGTCTGCAGGACGGAATCATGCAGGTGGGAGGCGATGTCGCTGCGCTCGGCCTCCCGGATACGCGCCGCGCGCTCCTCCTCCAGGGACCGCCACAGACGCAGTCCGACGGGCACGCTGAGCAGTCCCACGCCGACGAGGGTGGCCACGACCGCGAGGAGGGACGAGCGCAGGGCTGCCAGCTCGACCTGACCGAGCACGACGACAGCGAGGCCGACGACGACGAGGGTGGCCCCTGCGGTGACCCTGGCCCAGTCGAAGACCGACCGCGGCGCGACTCGTCCCCCACCGTCGTACTGCTGCCAGACCAGCCCGGCGCCCAGGGCCACGACGAGGACGGGAACGATGACGCTCAGGCCCGTGGCGGTGGTCAGCATGAACGACAGCACCGCGCCCGCCACCGCCATGACGGCCAGCGCCATGCCCCGTCTGCGCTCGCGCTCGTCCACCGGGCCCGCGCCGGGCCGCGTGGGCGCGGAGGGCCCGGTGGGGGTGAGCGCCCACAGCGCCGAGTACAGGGCCACGCCGGCACCCGAGAGCGTGGCCAGCAGGACCATGACCAGGCGCACGTGGGTGACCCGCACCCCGAGGTGGTCGGCCAGGCCCGTGCACACGCCGGCGACCACGGACCCGTCGGTGACCCGGGTCAACCGCGGGTACCAGCGGAAATCGATCGCCGGCACCGCTGCGGGCCGCGCCGGCGGTCGGGCGACCGGGGACGGCGGCCGGGCCTCGGCCGCCGGCGCGGGATCGGTCGCGTTCTCACTCATGGACGCCATCGTCACAGATCACCCCCCGGGGGCGCATCGGGGTCCGACCCCGAGATCCGCGGGGTCCGGATATCAGGGTCGGACCCCGATGTGCGACGGGCGCCCGCCGAGCACGATGGAGGCATGTCCAGAACGAGCACCACCGACCTCCCATCAGAGCTCCGCTCACTGTGGCGGACCCGACCCGTCCGGACCCCGGACGATTCCAAGATCGCCGGTGTCTGCGGCGGCTTCGGTCGGCGCTACGGCATCGACCCGGTCCTCTTCCGCGTCGCGTTCGTCGTCGCCGCCCTGTGGGGTGGGGCGGGAGTGTTCCTGTACGCACTGATGTGGCTGCTCCTGCGCTCCGCCGGGGACGAGGTCTCCTCCGGCGAGGCGCTCCTGGGGAAGGGCCGGGCGTCGGGCTCCAAGGTGACCGCGGTGGTCCTCGTCGTCGTCGTCCTCCTGTCCGCCCCCACCTTCGGCGGTTCCGGGGAGACCCTCCTCGTCGGCGCCGGGTTCCTCATGATCGCGGCGATGCTCGCCGGCTGGTACGGCCTGCACCGGCGCACCCCCGTCCCGCCCACCGGATGGGCGGAGGTCTCCGCGGTGCGGCCCCCCGCGGCGCGCGACACCCGCGCGGCCACCGGCACCGGCCCCTGGCGCGCCCCCGGGGCGTCCCAGGAGCCCGGTTCCGGACCCGACGCCCCGTTCGGCCCCCCGGTCCCGCCCTCGTGGGACCCCCTCGGCGCCGCACCGTTCGCCTGGGATCTGCCCGAGCCGGGCGTCGCCCCCGCCCCGGCCGCACCCACCCGACCCCGCTCGCGCCTGACCAAGGTCACGCTCGGCCTGGCGCTCATCGCGACCGCCGTCAGCGTCGGCCTGTCCACATTGGGCGGACTGACCTGGCTCGACGCCACCCGGATCGCCGCGATCGCCCTCTCGGTGGTGGCCGGCGGACTGCTCGTGGGCGCCGTCACCCGCCGCGGACACGGGCTGCTCGTGGTGGCCGGCCCGCTCGCCGGGTTCGTGCTGCTGGCGTCCCTCGTCCAGGTGCCCACCGGCGGTTGGGAGAACATCGGCGAACATCGCGTGGAGATCACCTCCCCCACGCAGCTCGACACACCGGTCACCCACGAACTGGGCACCGTCACCGTGGACATGCGGGGCCTCGAACTGGACGAGGACCGCAGCTACAGCATCACCAACGAGGTCGGTGAGGTGCGGGTGCTGCTGCCCGACGGCCTCGCCGTGGACGCCACCTGCCGGACCGACGTCGGCTCCGTCGACTGCCCCGACCGCCCCGCCGACACCGACGGGCCGGTCCTGACCCTGGACATCACCAACGACATGGGAAACGTGAAGGTCACCCGATGAACACGAACACACCCACCGGCGACACACCCGCCGCCGACGGCAACCGGGCCCACGGGGACGCGGAGTCCGCGCCCGGCCACCGGTCCCCGTCCCTGCACCCGCTGTACGAACCCCTGCCCTACGGCACCGGGTTCACCGACCCCGAGCCCCTCGGCTTCGGCATCGCCCCGGCCGCCGCGCGGACCGGCACCGTCGAGGTGTCGGACAGGCGGCGGGCCGGATCACCGGTCCTCGCGGTGGCCGGCCTGGCTTCCCTGGGCGTCGCCGCGTGGGC from Dietzia sp. B32 includes:
- a CDS encoding ATP-binding protein, with amino-acid sequence MSENATDPAPAAEARPPSPVARPPARPAAVPAIDFRWYPRLTRVTDGSVVAGVCTGLADHLGVRVTHVRLVMVLLATLSGAGVALYSALWALTPTGPSAPTRPGAGPVDERERRRGMALAVMAVAGAVLSFMLTTATGLSVIVPVLVVALGAGLVWQQYDGGGRVAPRSVFDWARVTAGATLVVVGLAVVVLGQVELAALRSSLLAVVATLVGVGLLSVPVGLRLWRSLEEERAARIREAERSDIASHLHDSVLQTLALIQKRSDDPGQVARLARRQERELRQWLFGAGSRMSSGATTFAGAVEVMVGDVEDVYGLRVDQVVVGGDGPVGDAGEAVLGAVREALVNVAKHAGVDTADVFVENDGRTLSAFVRDRGCGFDPDAVDGDRHGLAQSIRHRVESRGGTVRVRSTLGRGTEIGIEMPLEGA
- a CDS encoding PspC domain-containing protein — its product is MSRTSTTDLPSELRSLWRTRPVRTPDDSKIAGVCGGFGRRYGIDPVLFRVAFVVAALWGGAGVFLYALMWLLLRSAGDEVSSGEALLGKGRASGSKVTAVVLVVVVLLSAPTFGGSGETLLVGAGFLMIAAMLAGWYGLHRRTPVPPTGWAEVSAVRPPAARDTRAATGTGPWRAPGASQEPGSGPDAPFGPPVPPSWDPLGAAPFAWDLPEPGVAPAPAAPTRPRSRLTKVTLGLALIATAVSVGLSTLGGLTWLDATRIAAIALSVVAGGLLVGAVTRRGHGLLVVAGPLAGFVLLASLVQVPTGGWENIGEHRVEITSPTQLDTPVTHELGTVTVDMRGLELDEDRSYSITNEVGEVRVLLPDGLAVDATCRTDVGSVDCPDRPADTDGPVLTLDITNDMGNVKVTR